One Gemmatimonas sp. DNA window includes the following coding sequences:
- a CDS encoding recombinase family protein, with product MSALVPAKITPQHLQRAAYVYVRQSTLTQVHEHLESQRRQYALAEHARTWGWQHVEVVDDDLGRSGSGRVVRPGFERLVAAVCDEHVGAVFALEASRLARNNRDWHHLVDLCGLTATLLIDGEGVYDPRDFNDRLLLGLKGTMSEWELGVLRQRSVEALRLKASRGELFTTVPIGFVRTRDDRVELDPDLRIQAAIRMIFQQLLALGSLRQVLLWCRSEHITLAAVEYGAFGRTVTWKLPVYNTIHKLATNPIYAGAYVFGRTKTETRVSGGRASKRTTRREVADWPVFLPGSITWVEYEALQTQWQENAQMQGRMSRGAPRHGTALPAGLLPAGVLSAGLLRCRRCGRRLHVAYSGSQGKVHRYACRGAMVNHGTGHCLSFGGLALERAFEDAVFAVVAPGAIDAAVTAAADARTQQTERRSHAQLALDQLRYEAERAKRQYDAVDPANRLVAMSPPAWRPTRCG from the coding sequence ATGAGCGCCCTCGTGCCGGCCAAGATCACGCCGCAGCATCTGCAACGCGCGGCGTATGTGTACGTGCGGCAGTCGACGCTGACGCAGGTGCACGAGCATCTCGAAAGTCAGCGACGCCAGTACGCGCTCGCGGAGCATGCGCGCACTTGGGGATGGCAACACGTGGAAGTCGTGGACGACGATCTCGGGCGCTCCGGCTCGGGGCGCGTGGTCCGACCCGGCTTCGAGCGCTTGGTCGCAGCGGTGTGCGATGAGCACGTGGGCGCCGTCTTCGCCCTGGAGGCGTCGCGCCTCGCCCGCAACAATCGCGACTGGCATCACCTCGTCGATCTCTGCGGTCTGACGGCGACACTGCTCATCGATGGCGAAGGCGTGTACGATCCACGCGACTTCAATGACCGGCTGCTCCTCGGTCTCAAAGGGACGATGAGCGAGTGGGAGCTCGGCGTGCTCCGCCAGCGCTCCGTCGAAGCGCTGCGACTCAAGGCCTCGCGCGGCGAGCTCTTCACCACGGTACCCATCGGATTCGTACGCACGCGCGATGATCGCGTCGAGCTCGATCCCGATCTGCGCATTCAAGCCGCGATCCGGATGATCTTCCAGCAGCTCCTCGCGCTCGGCAGCCTGCGCCAAGTGCTCTTGTGGTGTCGCAGCGAACACATCACGCTGGCCGCCGTCGAGTATGGGGCTTTTGGTCGCACCGTGACGTGGAAGCTGCCCGTGTATAACACGATCCATAAGCTCGCGACGAATCCGATCTATGCTGGCGCCTACGTCTTCGGGCGCACGAAGACGGAGACCCGCGTCAGTGGTGGCCGCGCGAGCAAGCGGACGACGCGCCGGGAGGTCGCCGACTGGCCGGTCTTCCTGCCGGGCTCTATCACATGGGTCGAGTACGAGGCGCTGCAGACCCAGTGGCAGGAGAACGCGCAGATGCAAGGACGCATGAGTCGAGGGGCCCCGCGACACGGCACGGCGCTGCCGGCTGGCCTCCTGCCGGCTGGCGTCCTGTCGGCTGGCCTCCTGCGCTGTCGCCGCTGTGGGCGGCGCCTGCACGTGGCCTATAGCGGGAGTCAGGGCAAGGTCCATCGCTACGCGTGCCGCGGCGCGATGGTCAATCACGGTACCGGGCATTGCCTCTCTTTCGGCGGGCTTGCGCTCGAACGCGCCTTCGAGGATGCGGTCTTTGCCGTCGTCGCCCCCGGCGCTATCGACGCCGCGGTGACGGCGGCGGCCGACGCGCGGACGCAGCAGACCGAGCGACGATCGCATGCGCAGCTAGCACTTGACCAGCTCCGGTACGAAGCCGAGCGCGCGAAACGGCAATACGATGCCGTCGATCCCGCCAATCGGCTGGTGGCGATGTCCCCTCCTGCGTGGCGGCCGACTCGGTGCGGCTGA
- a CDS encoding response regulator, whose protein sequence is MAADSVRLRQIVINLLSNAVKFTAQGEVHLRVSTKGGHTPSPHSATHAPQCLLKFSITDTAIGIDVDTQARLFNAFSQADSSTTRRFGGTGLGFAVSKQLATMMGGTIGVKRALGKGSHFWFTVQFPILKPNTTAPARANLMGVRVLIVDDNAINRAILTHQVEALGAECVSAADGVDGFQAIRAAHEAAAHFHVALIDVNMPRMNGIELMQAVRADNTVAGMRMAMLTSMSYSGDSAAMRVAVSDAYLTKPVRRSELNSVLARLTGAIGSASLARASGGAPAVVPQGIRVLVAEDNEVNQLITRAMLEALGCDVTIAGDGQAAIEEWSKRSFDLNLMGCQMPRLDGLEAARIIRTREASGSTRVPIVALTANAMQRDRDVCLDVGMDDYVSKPFKRGELVDALLRWTNYEAGGRSGDPSADHHAQSAA, encoded by the coding sequence GTGGCGGCCGACTCGGTGCGGCTGAGGCAGATCGTCATCAACCTGCTGAGCAACGCCGTCAAATTCACCGCGCAAGGGGAAGTGCATCTCCGAGTGTCCACAAAGGGCGGCCACACGCCCTCGCCGCACAGCGCCACCCACGCCCCTCAGTGCCTCCTTAAGTTCAGCATCACTGACACGGCGATCGGGATTGATGTCGACACGCAAGCGCGATTGTTCAATGCCTTCAGTCAGGCCGATAGTTCGACCACACGCCGATTCGGCGGAACCGGGCTCGGGTTCGCGGTGAGCAAACAGTTGGCGACCATGATGGGTGGCACGATCGGAGTGAAGAGAGCGCTCGGCAAGGGGTCACACTTCTGGTTCACAGTGCAGTTCCCTATCCTCAAGCCAAATACCACTGCTCCCGCGCGCGCCAATCTGATGGGAGTTCGCGTACTGATTGTCGATGACAACGCCATTAATCGTGCAATTCTCACGCACCAAGTGGAGGCACTGGGTGCTGAGTGCGTGTCGGCCGCCGACGGTGTCGACGGATTTCAGGCAATTCGCGCGGCGCACGAGGCGGCCGCCCATTTTCACGTGGCCTTGATTGACGTGAACATGCCGCGAATGAATGGGATCGAGTTGATGCAGGCCGTGCGCGCCGACAACACTGTGGCGGGCATGCGAATGGCGATGCTCACGTCGATGTCCTACTCCGGCGATAGCGCGGCCATGCGCGTGGCGGTTTCTGACGCGTACCTCACCAAACCGGTACGCCGGAGTGAACTCAACAGCGTGCTGGCGCGACTCACTGGCGCCATCGGTTCCGCCAGTCTCGCTCGCGCGTCGGGCGGCGCGCCGGCGGTCGTGCCGCAGGGAATACGCGTGCTGGTGGCTGAGGACAACGAGGTGAATCAGCTGATCACGCGGGCAATGCTCGAAGCGTTGGGGTGCGACGTAACCATTGCGGGTGATGGTCAGGCGGCAATCGAGGAGTGGTCGAAGCGATCGTTCGACTTGAACCTGATGGGCTGTCAGATGCCGCGGCTCGATGGCCTCGAAGCCGCGCGCATCATCCGGACGCGTGAAGCCAGCGGAAGTACGCGCGTGCCGATTGTTGCGCTCACGGCGAACGCCATGCAGCGCGATCGCGACGTGTGTCTAGACGTGGGCATGGATGACTATGTCTCCAAGCCATTCAAACGGGGTGAACTTGTGGATGCGCTGTTGCGCTGGACGAACTACGAGGCGGGCGGTCGCAGCGGAGACCCCTCGGCCGACCACCACGCGCAGTCCGCTGCGTAA
- the istA gene encoding IS21 family transposase — MRRRGPPAASDARGSRAPCTRRCGPWLAEDPAIPPGEIQRRLLEAETPLGLSTIYRLLGSVRPTLPTEVMVRFEGVAGEFAQFDFGVADVRLTSDTTTARVRRRIHFAAYRLKWSRFLHVVLVPNERVEALVRALLASFAASGGVPLRVVFDNPTTVVLRREAGRPVWNATLAQAMLDYGCGIELCTPSPPEQKGSVENLVGFVKRAFCAARRFQTLETDLPQQLAAWLVYANTERPSRATGVPPVARLATEQARLHAPSPRRTTACTCRSPSARRRW, encoded by the coding sequence ATGCGGCGGCGCGGGCCGCCCGCGGCATCGGACGCCCGGGGCTCCCGAGCGCCGTGCACGCGCAGGTGCGGGCCTTGGCTCGCGGAGGATCCGGCGATCCCGCCCGGCGAAATCCAGCGCCGGCTGCTCGAGGCCGAGACGCCGCTCGGGCTATCGACGATCTATCGGTTGCTCGGGTCCGTCCGTCCGACGCTCCCCACCGAGGTGATGGTCCGTTTCGAGGGCGTGGCCGGCGAATTTGCGCAGTTTGACTTTGGCGTCGCCGATGTCCGCCTGACGTCGGACACCACGACCGCGCGCGTGCGTCGACGCATTCACTTCGCGGCGTATCGCTTGAAGTGGTCGCGCTTCCTGCACGTGGTGCTGGTGCCGAATGAACGCGTCGAGGCGCTGGTGCGCGCGCTGCTCGCCAGCTTTGCCGCGAGCGGCGGCGTGCCGCTCCGCGTGGTCTTTGACAATCCGACGACCGTCGTGCTGCGGCGCGAGGCCGGGCGACCCGTGTGGAACGCGACGCTCGCGCAAGCGATGCTCGACTACGGGTGCGGTATCGAGTTATGTACCCCGTCCCCCCCCGAGCAAAAGGGGAGCGTCGAAAACCTGGTCGGCTTCGTGAAACGCGCCTTCTGTGCGGCGCGGCGCTTTCAGACGCTCGAGACCGATCTGCCGCAGCAACTCGCCGCGTGGCTCGTGTATGCGAACACCGAGCGCCCGTCGCGCGCGACGGGGGTGCCGCCGGTGGCGCGGCTCGCCACCGAACAGGCGCGCTTGCACGCGCCATCGCCCCGGAGGACTACGGCCTGCACGTGCCGGTCACCGTCGGCCCGACGGCGATGGTGA
- a CDS encoding ATP-binding protein: protein MSPRAPRPRETEARPPALPPAAPPDLDAMLKRLHLPTIRRLHAELAVQAEAEGMGYRAYLDTLVAEEIAHRAFRRYARSTISTLRFNRPCGGRCSAAISASSW from the coding sequence ATGAGTCCGCGGGCCCCACGGCCGAGGGAGACCGAGGCGCGACCGCCAGCGCTGCCCCCGGCCGCGCCGCCCGATCTCGACGCGATGCTCAAGCGCTTGCATCTGCCGACCATCCGTCGCCTGCACGCCGAGCTTGCCGTGCAGGCCGAAGCGGAGGGCATGGGCTATCGCGCGTATCTCGACACGCTCGTCGCCGAAGAGATCGCGCATCGCGCTTTCCGGCGCTACGCACGATCGACGATTTCAACTTTACGTTTCAATCGGCCCTGCGGCGGCAGATGCTCGGCAGCTATCTCGGCGTCGAGCTGGTGA
- a CDS encoding ATP-binding protein gives MDDFNFTFQSALRRQMLGSYLGVELVTDGRHAIFSGPTGTGKTHLVIALAYRALQHGYEARFVSADVLIGELSHAASLGTLDAALAPYLPPHVLVLDEIGYLAHAADAANVLYRVVNERYLRQLPILVTTNKTLAAWGHVLHDGDLAEAIIDRLLERGAHFEMRGRSYRTRHRKETDSVEPTDA, from the coding sequence ATCGACGATTTCAACTTTACGTTTCAATCGGCCCTGCGGCGGCAGATGCTCGGCAGCTATCTCGGCGTCGAGCTGGTGACCGACGGGCGTCACGCCATTTTCAGCGGTCCCACCGGCACCGGGAAAACCCATCTGGTCATCGCACTGGCCTATCGCGCGCTGCAACACGGCTACGAGGCGCGCTTCGTGTCGGCGGATGTCCTGATCGGCGAACTGTCGCACGCCGCCAGTCTTGGCACGCTCGACGCGGCGCTCGCGCCGTATCTGCCGCCGCACGTCCTCGTGCTCGACGAGATCGGGTACCTCGCCCATGCGGCCGACGCCGCGAACGTCCTCTATCGTGTCGTCAACGAACGCTATCTGCGACAGCTCCCCATCCTCGTCACCACCAACAAAACGCTGGCGGCGTGGGGCCACGTGCTGCATGATGGCGACTTAGCCGAAGCCATCATCGACCGCTTGCTCGAACGCGGCGCGCATTTCGAAATGCGCGGCCGCTCGTACCGCACCCGTCACCGCAAGGAGACCGACAGCGTCGAGCCCACCGACGCGTAA
- a CDS encoding DinB family protein: MFKAHAYELESTRKFFLTTLSVFDETDSGFAPHPDLYTVAGHVAHAAITVDWFMAGAFGAGWDQEYDVHIAQAKTVTSLDAARTMLVKAFDDAIATVTSATEVTMQEPIPNDVIMNGAPRVAVLSGITDHTAHHRGSLAVYARLPGKVAPMPYA; this comes from the coding sequence ATGTTTAAGGCGCACGCGTACGAACTCGAGTCCACGCGCAAGTTCTTCCTCACCACGCTCTCGGTTTTCGACGAGACCGATTCCGGCTTTGCGCCGCACCCGGACTTGTACACGGTGGCAGGGCACGTCGCACACGCGGCAATCACCGTGGACTGGTTCATGGCCGGCGCGTTCGGTGCCGGGTGGGACCAGGAGTACGACGTACACATCGCGCAGGCCAAAACCGTGACCTCGCTCGACGCGGCGAGGACCATGCTGGTCAAGGCGTTCGACGACGCCATCGCGACCGTGACCTCGGCCACCGAAGTCACCATGCAGGAACCCATTCCGAACGACGTGATCATGAACGGCGCGCCGCGTGTCGCGGTGCTCAGCGGCATCACGGACCACACGGCGCATCACCGCGGATCACTGGCCGTATACGCGCGCTTGCCGGGAAAGGTGGCGCCCATGCCGTACGCGTGA
- a CDS encoding ankyrin repeat domain-containing protein has protein sequence MSMLLSLVLAFFTTTKLNGGIDFRADGTAIAPTRFEQFLHGWWLTFFSTSMFFAADHILVHTWTRWRLGQHVIEIGQQAHNPFAIMPYLALGGMGLWIIVTVLRLPGSYRATKGRSRYQWEFLVAAIAAMAMYMVPRSFLHHATLAAVGPGAHAGALLSYAAATGDQRTIDQLIARGATIDTRTPSGQAALQSAINGNRTEIVRFLLAPGANVNATTSGDTLLLTSAAANSNEAIGHMLLARGAALPCARWNVKQWERYAASRDRLQSGFTDTDSVGRRYAVRSDSVTAAWAAAFGRVPSPCD, from the coding sequence ATGAGTATGCTGCTCAGCCTCGTGCTGGCGTTCTTTACCACGACGAAGCTGAACGGCGGCATCGACTTTCGAGCCGACGGAACGGCGATCGCGCCGACCAGGTTCGAGCAGTTTCTGCACGGGTGGTGGCTGACGTTCTTCTCGACCTCGATGTTCTTCGCGGCCGATCACATCCTCGTCCACACTTGGACGCGATGGCGGCTCGGCCAGCACGTCATCGAGATTGGACAGCAAGCGCATAACCCGTTCGCTATCATGCCGTATCTCGCGCTCGGCGGCATGGGCCTCTGGATCATTGTGACGGTGTTGCGTCTCCCCGGGTCGTATCGCGCCACGAAGGGCCGCTCGCGGTATCAGTGGGAGTTCCTCGTCGCGGCGATCGCCGCCATGGCGATGTACATGGTTCCGCGCTCGTTCTTGCATCATGCGACGCTCGCCGCCGTGGGGCCGGGCGCGCATGCCGGAGCGTTGCTCTCGTATGCCGCAGCCACCGGCGACCAGCGGACGATCGATCAATTGATCGCGCGCGGAGCCACGATAGACACGCGTACCCCAAGCGGGCAAGCCGCGCTGCAGAGTGCGATCAACGGAAACCGCACGGAGATCGTGAGGTTCCTGCTGGCACCCGGCGCCAACGTGAACGCCACGACGTCCGGTGATACGCTGCTGCTGACTAGCGCCGCTGCCAACAGCAACGAGGCGATCGGTCACATGCTGCTCGCGCGGGGGGCCGCGCTCCCGTGCGCGCGGTGGAACGTGAAGCAATGGGAGAGGTACGCCGCATCGCGCGACCGCCTTCAAAGCGGCTTTACGGACACGGACAGCGTGGGCAGACGTTATGCGGTTCGGTCCGACAGCGTGACGGCCGCATGGGCTGCCGCGTTCGGCCGAGTCCCCTCGCCCTGCGACTAG
- a CDS encoding VOC family protein — protein sequence MSKVTPFLMFNDQLEAAMAFYTATFPNSEIRNAARIGGDGPVMSAEFVVGGQSFMGYNGGSYFSFSEGVSLYVDCDDQAEVDEYWDKLVNAGATPTACGWIKDPFGLSWQIVPRRFIELIRDKDEQKVKAVMDAMMTMVKLDVAALEKAYDDA from the coding sequence ATGTCTAAGGTCACACCGTTTCTGATGTTCAACGACCAACTCGAAGCGGCGATGGCGTTCTATACCGCCACCTTCCCAAACTCCGAGATCAGGAACGCCGCCCGGATTGGCGGTGATGGACCGGTGATGTCCGCCGAGTTCGTCGTCGGTGGCCAGTCATTCATGGGATACAACGGGGGCTCATACTTCAGCTTCTCCGAAGGGGTCTCCCTCTATGTCGACTGCGACGATCAAGCGGAAGTCGACGAGTACTGGGACAAGCTCGTCAACGCCGGCGCGACGCCCACCGCCTGTGGCTGGATCAAGGATCCGTTCGGTCTCTCGTGGCAGATTGTGCCTCGGCGATTCATCGAGCTAATCCGTGACAAGGACGAGCAGAAGGTGAAAGCTGTGATGGATGCCATGATGACGATGGTAAAGCTCGACGTCGCGGCCCTCGAGAAGGCGTACGATGACGCATAG
- a CDS encoding prolyl oligopeptidase family serine peptidase → MLETTSEFPRADYVETQQWYAGKDGTRIPIWLVHRKGIALDGSHPTLLFGYGGSGTVMLPDYAPEMLAWLELGGVFAMPNLRDGGEFGRNWYEAAILGKKQTTFDDMIAAAEHLIVRGYTSPSRLAIRGRSSGGRMVAAVMAERPDLFAAVVAEVPQTFNVRFEHGRHRAQFGSPSDPAQFGFLLATSPLHRVTAGRCYPATLVTTSLNDPRAPAWHAMTFTAALQKPASARRARYVG, encoded by the coding sequence GTGTTGGAAACCACGAGCGAGTTCCCCCGCGCGGACTACGTGGAAACGCAGCAGTGGTACGCGGGCAAGGACGGCACGCGGATCCCGATCTGGCTCGTACACCGCAAGGGGATCGCGCTCGATGGCAGCCATCCCACGCTCCTCTTCGGCTACGGCGGGTCGGGTACGGTGATGCTGCCCGATTACGCGCCTGAGATGCTGGCGTGGCTCGAACTCGGTGGCGTATTCGCGATGCCGAATTTGCGCGACGGTGGCGAGTTCGGACGTAACTGGTACGAAGCGGCGATTCTCGGGAAGAAACAGACTACCTTCGACGACATGATCGCCGCCGCCGAGCACCTGATTGTACGCGGGTACACGTCGCCGAGCCGCTTAGCGATTCGTGGACGCTCGAGCGGTGGCCGGATGGTGGCGGCGGTGATGGCCGAGCGCCCCGATCTCTTCGCCGCCGTGGTGGCCGAGGTGCCGCAAACCTTCAACGTACGCTTCGAACACGGACGCCATCGCGCCCAGTTTGGGTCGCCCAGTGATCCCGCGCAATTCGGCTTTCTGTTGGCCACGTCACCGCTGCATCGCGTCACAGCGGGCCGCTGCTATCCCGCGACACTGGTGACGACGTCGCTCAACGATCCGCGGGCGCCGGCGTGGCACGCGATGACGTTCACGGCAGCACTGCAAAAACCGGCTTCCGCCAGGCGAGCACGCTATGTCGGGTGA
- a CDS encoding DUF1801 domain-containing protein, with amino-acid sequence MSGDPSKRVQNLVVQAQVNEYLAAQLEPKRSDMQALHGMIRELLPNGRLWFLDGKDENGKIVSNPNIGYGSQSRPYADGRIREFYQIGISANTTGISVYIMGLEDKKYLAEMYGNAIGKATVTGYCIKFKGLSQINVDVLTAAMRAGIAQTSA; translated from the coding sequence ATGTCGGGTGACCCGAGCAAACGTGTCCAGAACCTCGTCGTGCAGGCGCAGGTCAACGAATACCTTGCGGCCCAACTGGAGCCGAAGCGCAGCGACATGCAGGCGCTGCACGGTATGATCCGCGAATTGTTGCCGAACGGTCGCTTGTGGTTTCTTGACGGCAAGGACGAGAACGGGAAGATCGTCTCGAATCCGAACATCGGGTACGGCTCCCAATCCCGACCGTACGCCGACGGAAGGATACGCGAGTTCTATCAGATCGGTATCAGCGCCAACACCACCGGCATCTCCGTGTACATCATGGGCCTCGAGGACAAGAAATACCTGGCCGAGATGTACGGAAATGCCATCGGCAAAGCGACCGTGACGGGATACTGCATCAAGTTCAAAGGGCTCAGCCAGATCAACGTGGATGTGCTCACGGCGGCCATGCGAGCGGGGATTGCACAGACCAGCGCATGA
- a CDS encoding C-terminal helicase domain-containing protein, with translation MAAGRNKVLLFSKFTAFLALSRAALDEQGIPYEYLDGRTTNRQACVDRFQSDPACPIVLISLKAGGHR, from the coding sequence GTGGCGGCCGGTCGGAACAAGGTACTGCTGTTCTCGAAGTTCACCGCGTTCCTCGCACTCTCGCGCGCCGCACTCGACGAGCAGGGGATTCCGTATGAGTACCTCGACGGCCGCACGACGAACCGGCAAGCGTGCGTCGATCGCTTCCAGAGCGATCCCGCATGCCCGATCGTTCTCATCAGTCTGAAGGCCGGCGGACATCGATGA
- a CDS encoding SDR family oxidoreductase: protein MSTLPRSVLVIGATGQLGGAVARRLLDTGHRVRALGRNSEKLAALKALGAEIAAGDLLDAPFVLDACSGVDQVLSTANNALGSGASSPSRVDLRAYSNICHAIREHRVSRIVHVSAQDTGGASSPVDFFRIKFHVDGLIRECGVPWVLLAPTVFMEIWVETLLGGNILQGKPVMLFGDGTARANFIATDDVAEFALRILDEPSIRNTVIEVGGPTTCSFADVITMIERRLGVTAKRRHMPSAVLRASSIILRPFSEMNARLMAMGYFTAQATNAFTDWETAANRFGVVPMTVQQFVDKTFVSPA, encoded by the coding sequence ATGAGCACCCTGCCACGTTCTGTTCTGGTGATCGGGGCGACCGGCCAACTGGGTGGTGCGGTAGCACGACGACTCCTCGACACCGGCCATCGGGTTCGTGCCCTTGGTCGAAATTCTGAGAAGCTCGCCGCCCTGAAAGCACTGGGGGCAGAGATCGCCGCCGGCGATCTACTGGATGCCCCCTTCGTCTTAGATGCCTGTTCCGGCGTGGATCAGGTCTTGAGCACGGCGAACAATGCACTCGGCTCGGGTGCATCGAGTCCGAGCAGGGTGGATCTTCGCGCCTATTCGAATATTTGCCACGCCATTCGTGAACACCGCGTGTCCAGAATTGTGCATGTATCGGCACAGGACACTGGTGGCGCGTCGTCACCGGTGGACTTTTTCCGCATCAAGTTCCACGTGGATGGGCTGATCCGGGAGTGCGGTGTGCCATGGGTACTGCTCGCTCCTACAGTCTTCATGGAGATATGGGTGGAGACGCTTCTTGGCGGGAACATTTTACAGGGTAAACCGGTGATGCTCTTCGGCGATGGTACGGCGCGCGCGAACTTCATCGCCACCGACGACGTGGCGGAGTTTGCGTTGCGCATTCTCGACGAGCCATCGATCCGGAACACCGTGATCGAAGTGGGCGGGCCTACCACCTGCTCGTTCGCCGACGTGATCACAATGATTGAACGGCGGCTCGGCGTCACGGCGAAACGTCGACACATGCCGTCGGCGGTTCTGCGCGCCAGCTCGATCATACTACGACCATTCAGTGAAATGAACGCCCGCCTCATGGCAATGGGCTATTTCACCGCACAGGCGACGAATGCCTTCACAGATTGGGAAACGGCCGCCAACCGATTTGGCGTCGTACCGATGACGGTTCAACAGTTTGTGGACAAGACGTTCGTTTCACCAGCATAG
- a CDS encoding cation:proton antiporter → MSVLGWMAAVGGLLLLMALTSSQVERLPISTSLIYLAVGLGLGPGGFELLRLDIESQRTWLETLTEFAVIVSLFVGGLRLRLPLQHTAWRVALRLAGPVMLLCILGVAATANLLLGVPVGLALLLGAIVAPTDPVLAAEVSVTDAEDHDRVRYGLSGEAGLNDGAAFPFVIFALMYLRLGGLDVWVGEWFLTRIVWAVPAGLAIGYVLGTGLGQLAIRISAGNTDASAPNDFLALALIALSYVAAESAQAWGFLAVFAAGVGLRHAEVRTVRASPHPEVADLSMPGGPGAEAHPPAETLVTARVSAEQSQEPAVAAGVLIAEALSFGDTLERLLEVLLVVLVGIAVASVWTWSGALLALLLFVVIRPASAWVSLVGSRTSRAQRWLLGWFGIRGIGSLYYLSYALNHGVPSSEARSLVGLVVTVVACSIVIHGISVTPALQWYERSLARRA, encoded by the coding sequence ATGAGCGTACTCGGATGGATGGCCGCCGTGGGCGGGCTGCTGCTCCTGATGGCCCTCACCTCGTCGCAGGTTGAACGGCTGCCCATCTCGACGTCGCTCATCTATTTGGCCGTCGGACTCGGCCTTGGTCCGGGCGGCTTTGAATTGCTGCGGCTCGACATCGAGTCGCAGCGAACATGGCTGGAGACGCTCACCGAGTTTGCTGTCATCGTCTCCCTGTTTGTGGGCGGACTGCGCTTGCGCCTGCCGTTGCAGCACACGGCGTGGCGCGTGGCACTTCGGCTCGCCGGACCGGTGATGCTGCTCTGCATTCTTGGCGTGGCGGCTACAGCCAATCTGCTGCTTGGTGTGCCGGTCGGCCTCGCGCTGCTTCTTGGCGCGATCGTCGCCCCGACCGATCCCGTACTGGCGGCAGAAGTCTCGGTCACCGACGCCGAAGACCATGATCGCGTGCGTTACGGTTTGTCCGGCGAGGCCGGACTGAACGATGGGGCCGCCTTTCCGTTCGTCATCTTCGCGCTGATGTACCTGCGGCTCGGCGGCCTTGATGTGTGGGTGGGTGAGTGGTTCCTCACGCGCATTGTCTGGGCCGTTCCGGCCGGCCTCGCCATCGGGTACGTGCTCGGCACAGGGCTTGGACAACTCGCGATCCGCATCAGCGCTGGCAACACCGACGCCAGCGCTCCCAATGACTTTCTCGCGTTGGCGTTGATTGCCCTTTCCTACGTCGCCGCCGAGAGTGCGCAGGCTTGGGGCTTCCTCGCGGTATTTGCGGCCGGCGTGGGGCTCAGGCACGCCGAAGTGCGGACCGTGCGCGCGTCGCCGCATCCCGAAGTGGCCGATCTCTCCATGCCGGGCGGTCCGGGAGCGGAGGCCCACCCACCCGCCGAAACCTTGGTGACCGCACGGGTCAGCGCCGAGCAGAGCCAGGAGCCCGCGGTGGCGGCGGGTGTGTTGATCGCCGAAGCGCTGTCGTTCGGCGATACGCTGGAGCGCCTGCTTGAAGTGCTGCTGGTGGTGCTGGTCGGCATCGCCGTCGCCTCCGTGTGGACGTGGTCGGGAGCGCTGCTGGCCTTGCTGTTGTTCGTGGTCATCCGTCCGGCGAGCGCGTGGGTGTCGCTCGTGGGATCGCGCACGTCGCGTGCGCAGCGATGGCTGTTGGGTTGGTTCGGCATTCGTGGCATCGGCAGTCTGTACTACCTGAGCTACGCGCTGAATCACGGGGTGCCGAGCAGCGAGGCACGGTCGTTGGTGGGCCTGGTGGTGACCGTGGTCGCCTGCAGCATCGTGATCCACGGCATCAGCGTCACGCCAGCCCTGCAATGGTACGAGCGGTCTCTTGCGCGGCGTGCCTAA